TTCTTCAGTTAAGGAAGAAACAAAAGTAGCAATCTCTTAGGCTCACTGGTGGAAGTgatctttagttccggttggagagTTGCACAGGTCTCGAAATTTAATCGGGACTAATTATTTAAGACTAAAGGTCTCCCTATTTAGTCGCAGGTAAAATTTTCACGTAAAATATACACGTACACGGCACGTGGAATTCGAACCCGCAACCTCTTGCCTCATGCATAGCTTCTTtattaccatctcacctacatagcacatctgactgagtaggggatgctatcTTTATGTATTCACCCGTGTggaccctttaatcccggaGGTGACCCTTTTAGtccagttggtgttaccaaccaggaccaAAAGGGGTCTCCACATACTACGAAGGGGTCTCCACGGACCATAAAATTAAGATTAAGGATTAAAACCTCTTTAGCCTCATGTCCAAAACCGACCAAGATCTgtgttgaggatggaaggtcaTTTTAGCCGCTTTCCAAAAAATTGATTAGCAAGCTAGGCAGTAAGGCATGTATatatgttttctcttttatttttgcttGTCCTCGTACTTGGAAATTTTTACTTCCTGCTCGTGCAATTTGATATTAAGTGCCAAGGTAAATAGACATCTACGCTGTATAACTCTTTTATTAGACAATGCTTGAAAGTTCCTGCTCTCACAATTGAGAAGGAGCAAATCCACAATTATTATACGTAGTATCTAAACACTAGATATATGACGACTGGCAAATATCATGACAAAAAACACATATTAATAACAaatcttttatcccgattagaaacaccaaccgggacaaaacacgGAAGCGCGCGTCTCCACGTGCACAGGCGCATAACAAGTCTTTCTTATCTTCTCCAGGCACGTCtttcttctccacctcctccccttcctctcatGCGCACAGGTCTTTcttatctcttcctcctcctcctctcgggTGGCtggctcccctcccctcctctttttCCCCACCCTCTCCCCCTCTACTACCCCTCCctttccccctctgctcgcccctcactgcaGTTAGGAGCAGCAGCGGGACGAGGGCGGGTTACGGCGCGCATGCAGGGCGGGCAGCATCGGCGGCGCAGAGTGGgcggcggagtggcgcggcggGTGCGGACAAGGCGGAGCAGCGCGGTTGGAAGAGGAGCGGGCGGCACAGGCGGAGCGTGGGGCGGGGCGGAgtcggccgggcggcgtgggaTCCAGGCGCGGGGGTCGTGCGTTGGGGCGGAGGCTGGCGGGCGTTGAGGGGCGGGTAGGCACGTgagtggaggtggaggctgGCAGGTGCGGACGGCCATCCGGCAGATGTGggttttgttttttattttttcagaattttttaaCACCAACCAAAACTAAATGAGATATATATGGATACGGGAGTACGCATTCGAAATCGTGTTCCTCGATGAACTCGATCGAGTACTTCTCTGAATACGCCATCATTGGATATATATGCTGCGTCTGCGTGGAAAGATGACCCTGACTTCTTACGGACCGAGAAATATATATCTCAGAAAATTGGTCCACTCAGAAATTTCCTCGAAACCATGTTGCCGATTCCGTCCACCAAAAGTAGGCCAAGTATATAACAGACCAAAAATTTCAATTGCACAGCCTTGGAGGAAAGTCAGTCGTCTAAGAATATCTTgaatagaaaaggaaaaggctTGGAACTTATGTCTTGTTTGTTCAGTGTTGTGAGTTGCTTAAAACCATTGAGCTCTGTTCAACATTCAGAGCACGTGTTGCAGGTTGGGCCATATACTGTATATCCATCATGAATAAGGCATGGCCACcgcatttatttatttatttggcCAAATGGAACAACTTGCTTGCAAATGATTAACAGTCCACTGCTCAGAAAAGGTTAACAGTCCACGGATCATTAATTTTGTTGATGTAGGAAAAATAATTAGCGGCAGATAGGAGCACTCATATATTGATTTGGAGGAGACTCTAACTTGGGCTGATAGTTTCAAAGGTCTAGCAATCATGAAATGCATGGTGTAAATAGTAAAAGGCAACTATCACAGCTATATAAAGATTATAAAGTATTTACATGCATGGTATTTTGTTAGAGAATTAACAAATAAGATAAAAGCAAAGGTAAtggaattttgaatttttttattaaaagaaagaaaggcagTAGTAAAACAGGGAGATATATACTCTGCATGCCTATATAAGAGAGGTAGGCAACAGCTTTTTAAGCACTGGGAATGCCTGGTAGAAGGATCCAATACCAAGTAGCCATGACTCAACTGCAGGTTCTGTGGCTTCTTCTTTCTCCCGCCCTAGTACTCTCCCAGGTGCCAGCACCGGTTGTCTCTGAAACGCTGCGAGCACCACCACCGGGCTGCAATACCACTACCATGTGCGGCGGCGTAACCATTCCCTACCCCTTCGGCCTGAGCGAACCCTGCTCTTGGGACAAATTCTTCACCCTCTCCTGCAATCGTAGCTTTAGCCCTCCAAGACCGTACTTGGGCAACATCGAGGTGATGGACATAACGGTGGAGACAGGCGAGATGCGCGTCTACACCCCCGTCTCGTACCGCTGCTTCAACTCGTCGAAGACCGTCTCCGTCGTCAGTAAGTCATGGACGTTCAACTTCGCTGGCACGCCTTTCCTGGTAAAGCCAGGGAGGAACGAGTTTACGGGCATCGGGTGCTACAACCTGGCGCTGCTCCGTGGCAAGGAAGACAGGAGCTACTTCAGCGGTTGCTTGACGACGTGCACTAGCCTGGATGAAGCTGCGTCTGCCGGCAACAGCAATGGCTGCACAGGACTCGGCTGCTGCCAGATACTTACCCCGAGCGACCTCAACGTGATAGATGTAGATTGGTCGACGCACAACAACTCTGCATGGACTTATAGCCCCTGCGGCTACGCCTTGGTGGCCGAGAAGGGATGGTACGTACACGTCCAGTAGTCCCTTAATTCTTTTTCGTTCAGAAATAGATCTGTGCAGTGTAGCCTACACCTGATTCATGTAAGATTTTAGCTTTAGGCTTTAGCTGTCGATCTTTCTGTCTGTATTTTAGGTACAAATTCAGCCTGAACGACCTGAATGGTACCGGAGAGATGGCATATAACGTACGGGTTGGTGACAGAAGCGCCCCTTTGGTGCTTGACTGGGCCATCAATGTTTCCACGGACGGAGCCTGCGTCAGTTCCAACAGCTCTCGAGTCAGCATGAGAGATGGCCAGGGGTATCTCTGCAATTGCTCCATGGGATACCAAGGGAATCCATACGTCAAGGATGGCTGCAAGAGTAAGCGATTTATTCGTAACCTCAGATTATAAACACTCGTCTAACTGTATTTCTCATACAgtactatttattttttttctatggcAATTGCATTTTTTAACATAAAACATAATTGAACATGCGAAAATTCCTAAGTTGAAAGTGATTCAAACAAGCAGAAACTTTTCCTCAGTAACCGAAAATTCATTTATATGTTGAAAGTTGAAAGAAGCTATTTATTTGTTCATTATCCCTTTCTTAAAAAGCCTAACATCGTCTGGAGTTACTTTTGGAACTGTGCAGTCTTCAAGTGCTCAAGATTGTATTGCTCGAAATTTTCTTAATAAATAGTTTCAAAATTTACCATCTTTCTTCCTATATTTTGCATACTTTTTTTACAAGACATTAGTGGACAAAATATTGCGTTAATTCCAAAAAACGACAATCTTTTTGTGACTACTGGTAAATACTATGCAGATTTTTTTCAGAAAGTGTAATCATAATGACCACTTGAATGTTGACATATTATATGTAGATATCAACGAATGCAAGCTTCCAAAATTATATCCTTGTCCAAGTGGCACCAATTGCAAGGACACAGAAGGTAGCTACATGTGTCCATGCAAATTTGGCCGAAGAGGAGAGCACTGTAAACCCATATTTCCGGCGCCTGCAGCTGCGGTATTAGGTGAGCAGAAAAGTCAACACAATAAGATTGTTAGATCTTTTGGAAGTCCAAGTTATTTTACATTTTCCATTGATTATTTCTCTTTTCACTTGATCTTTCATATGTGATTTTTGTTAAATGAAAATCCTACAGAACAATAATGCTATTTTTACTATTTTTGAACATTTTGACAAGACATCAAAACTTTCAGGAATGTAAAAATTCCATTAAAATATTCATGGATGTTCACCATTGGAAACTGTACAGTTGGATTTATCGGTTGCAAAATATATAGTAATGGATAGTTACATATATCCTTAATTTTTTAGAGTTCCTACATGTATCCTTAATAATAAGTATGATTATAAGAAAAAACAAGGTATAGTGGGGAAAGTGTAAAAGAGAGTTGAAGACATGTATAATTCATAATACCATCACAAGTACCTAATTCCATGAAACGGATACATGCTGTACTGTTTGCAGCAACCACTGTCGCAAGCCTTTTTCTGGCGCTCCTACTCTGGTCCATTCACAAGGATCGAAAGCGGCGAATGAGGACAGCTTTCTTCGACCGAAACGGGGGTAAAATACTGAAGGGTGCAGCTGGCATCAACATATTCACAGAAAAGCAGCTGAAGGAGTTCACAAACCACTACGACACCCTCATCGGAAGAGGTGCCTTCGGCATGGTGTTCATGGGAACCACCGACGAAAAGCAGAGAGTTGCGGTTAAACGGTCCATCATAGAAGACAAGGAACTTCGTGGAAGAGGGAACCTTCAGCATGGGGAGGACATTGTGAACGAGATCACCTTCCAGTTCCGGAACAGCCACCCAAACCTGGTCCGGCTTGTCGGGTGTTGCTTGGAGACAAATATCCCTGTGTTGGTCTTCGAGTTCATCAGTAACGGGAACCTCTATAACCTGCTGCATGTTTCAACGCATAAGGTTGTCCCGCTACGGACACGCCTCAAGATTGCCATCGGATCTGCAGAAGCTCTGGCCTATATCCACTCGCATGGTGATCACGACTGCGTCGTCCACGGTGATGTCAAGTCTGCCAACATCCTCCTAGATGATAACCTCATGCCCAAGGTCTCCGATTTCGGATCGTCCAAGCTTTTGTCGATTGATAGGTATGCCAGAGCTGTGGCCGCAGATATGAGCTACGTGGATCCAGTGTATATGAAGACGGAACGTTTTGTGAAGAAGAGTGACGTCTACAGCTTTGGCATGGTTCTCCTTGAGCTGATCACCCGGAAGACTGTTAAGTATGGCAAAAGTAAAATAAATAGCCTCCCCATGGACTTTGTCAGGTGTTGTAAGGAGATGGGCAGCGGACGGGAGATGTACGACATAGCCATTTCATCTCATGGCGACACTCAATGTCATCACTGCATAGATTGCCTTGACAAGATCGGCGCTCTGGCGGTTCGGTGTCTCAAGGAAGATGTGGATGAGAGACCGACAATGGCAGAGGTTGTGGATGAATTGAAGCTAGCGTCAGAGGCAGTGGAGAAATGCAAGCATCATGTGAACTTAATAGCATACGATCGCTCATGTTATTTGGAGGTATGTTAAAGTCATGTACATATTGGTGAAGACAGCAATGCAAGCATGCTTGGAAGGCTCAAGCTATAGCTACTTTTTAGTACTATCTTGAACCGTAGATTACATCACTATATATAAAACTACTTGTCCAGCTTGTATGGATTTATGCACGCAAGTGTACTATATTTTCTGTATTGGAAAGGGTGAGATAGTTTGTCAGCTACTTTATTGTATCCCGTAATTTCATAATTCAGAAAATATATTATGTTTGGCatatgtttgttttttttaacgaatGGGCTCGAGATTCTGCTTATTTTATTGATGAAGAAGGAGCGAGTAGAAGCCGGCTATAGCTGGTTCCatttcaagaaaagaaaaaagattacTCTTGCAATATTATGCCCCCAAGTCCCTTAATTTGCGCCGCCAGTAATCCAGTTATGTTTGGCATGTGAAGTAGAACAGTTGGTAGTAATAGTATCCTAAGAGTTgttagggcagtcccaacctACGGGTTGCATATTTATAGTCGGGCAATGCTAAGAGTTTTACATGGGCAGGAATTGTTCATGCGTATGGTTCGGATCTATATACATCAAGAATATCTCTAAGCTCTATCTCTAAGCTAACCGAACAAATCTTATATACAACTCCTATTGCTATCTGTTACATGAGATATCATCTATTCTAACAACctccctcaatctaaacttctcTTTCTCTTGAGGTTTAGATTGCATTTGAAGTCTTCTAGCTTTCCAACAGATAGTGCTTTAGTGAAGCCATAAGCAATTTGCTCCTTGGTGGATATGAGCTGAACCTGCAATTGTCTCTTTGCTACTCGTTCTCTTACAAAGTGGAAGTCAATCTCTGTGTGTTTCGTTGATGCATGAAAGACGGGATTTGCTGATAAATAAGTAGCCCCCAGATTGTCACACTACAAGATCGGCGGATGTTCCAAAGTAACACCCAATTCTTTTAACAGAGATTCCAACCAAATCACTTCAGCTGTAGGATTAGCCATTGATTTGTATTCGGGCTCTGTACTAGAACGTGATACTGTAGCTTGTTTCCTAGCACTCCAAGAAACAAGATTAGGACCAAAGAAAATAGCAAAGCCACCAGTAGATCTTCGATTATCAACACTTCtagcccaatcagcatcagagaagGTGCTTAACAGTAAGGAACGTGACTTTTGAAGTGTTAACCCAACATCCAAATTATGCTTTACATCCCGAAGAATTCTTTTAACATCATTCCAATGAATGCTAGTGGGAGCATGTAGAAATTGGCATACCTTGTTAACTAAGAACGGCAAGTCTGGGTCTGGTAAGCGTGAGATAATGAAATTGGCATACCTTGTTAACTCATAACCCAACAATGTTCCATCATGGCTTGATAATTTTTCTAATGTTGATAAGCGTGTTGATGACGGCTTGCAATTTGTCATCCCAACATGAGCAAGAATCTCTTGTGCATAATTCTCTTGTGACAACAATTTGCTATCACATTGGACTTCCACACCCAAGAAATAGTGTAGATCACCTAAATCTTTTAAGGCAAAGTCCTTGCGCAAATCCAACAGTTGAGCTAAAACTGCTTTATTAGAAGAGCTTGTAATaataatgtcatcaacataaatAAGCATATAGATTGTGACATTTGACTTTTTATAAATAAACAGAGAAGTATCTAATTTAGAAGTATTGAATCCAAGATCAATAAGCTTAGAACTTAGTCTAGTATACCAACCTCTCGgagcttgcttcaatccatagaTAGCATTATCAAGCTTACACGCAGGTGTGGAGCATCTGTAATCTCAATCCCTGGTGGTTGTCTCATATAAACCTCCTCTTCTAGAACATCATGTAAGAACGCATTTTGAACATCTAATTGCCTTAGAAACCATCCT
This genomic window from Setaria viridis chromosome 8, Setaria_viridis_v4.0, whole genome shotgun sequence contains:
- the LOC117834181 gene encoding wall-associated receptor kinase 2; the protein is MPGRRIQYQVAMTQLQVLWLLLSPALVLSQVPAPVVSETLRAPPPGCNTTTMCGGVTIPYPFGLSEPCSWDKFFTLSCNRSFSPPRPYLGNIEVMDITVETGEMRVYTPVSYRCFNSSKTVSVVSKSWTFNFAGTPFLVKPGRNEFTGIGCYNLALLRGKEDRSYFSGCLTTCTSLDEAASAGNSNGCTGLGCCQILTPSDLNVIDVDWSTHNNSAWTYSPCGYALVAEKGWYKFSLNDLNGTGEMAYNVRVGDRSAPLVLDWAINVSTDGACVSSNSSRVSMRDGQGYLCNCSMGYQGNPYVKDGCKNINECKLPKLYPCPSGTNCKDTEGSYMCPCKFGRRGEHCKPIFPAPAAAVLATTVASLFLALLLWSIHKDRKRRMRTAFFDRNGGKILKGAAGINIFTEKQLKEFTNHYDTLIGRGAFGMVFMGTTDEKQRVAVKRSIIEDKELRGRGNLQHGEDIVNEITFQFRNSHPNLVRLVGCCLETNIPVLVFEFISNGNLYNLLHVSTHKVVPLRTRLKIAIGSAEALAYIHSHGDHDCVVHGDVKSANILLDDNLMPKVSDFGSSKLLSIDRYARAVAADMSYVDPVYMKTERFVKKSDVYSFGMVLLELITRKTVKYGKSKINSLPMDFVRCCKEMGSGREMYDIAISSHGDTQCHHCIDCLDKIGALAVRCLKEDVDERPTMAEVVDELKLASEAVEKCKHHVNLIAYDRSCYLEVC